The following is a genomic window from Rutidosis leptorrhynchoides isolate AG116_Rl617_1_P2 chromosome 8, CSIRO_AGI_Rlap_v1, whole genome shotgun sequence.
GATTGGAGTCGAATATGGACGCATTGGTGTCGGACCGATTGGTTTGGAATGGAGAAAGCTGCGCAGCAAACTGGGGATGGTGCCGTGAAGTTACGGGTAGGACGTTGGGCGAACTAGCTGATCTAGAAGGGATGATCTCGAGAACCATAATGCAAGTTGATAGGGAGGATTATTGGGTTTGGAAGCTCGGTGGTTCCGGTAAATTCTCAACTAAAATACTTGACAATTTAATCATGAATTTACGGTCACCTTCGATTAATGCATGTATTCCAACGCAAAGAAACATTTTGGTTCCAAAAAAAGTGGGTGTTTTTGTATGGAGGGCAAGGAGGAAAAGATTGTCCGTTTTGTCGGAACTTGATAAAAGGGGTATTGATCTTCATTCTGTCCTTTGTCCTCTATGCAATAACGAGGTAGAAACGGTGGAACACGCATTATTTTCATGTCCATTGGTTCGAGGCATTTGGGACAAAATTTACTCTTGGTGGGGTTTAGGGTCAAGTCATCTTTGTTTTAATAGCATCACAAGTGGGGATGACAATGTGCAATGTTCGATGATGGGGGCGGAGTTTTGGCAAGCAACAATTTGGGCAAGCACTTATCTCATTTGGCAAAATAGGAATAAGATGGTGTTCAAGAAATCGGGTTGGTCTTCTCCTTCGGCTCTTTGTGAGATCCAAGTAAAGAGCTTCGAATGGATTGGAAAAAGATGCAAATTAAAAAGCGAGTTGGTGGGTATCGATTGGCTAGTGTGGTTACATAACCCCAATTCTCTTCTTTGTATGTAATTGTGAGTTAATCATAGGATGTACTTGTTTAACTTGTTGATGCACATAGGGATTCTAGCTCGGCATAGTGTCTCAATTTGTGTATTGTCTTGTGAGAACCTTTGTATCATTTCGGGTTTTTTTGTTAATAtaattgccgttcaaaaaaaaattaaagacataataaaaattaataaaaatatcttAAATCAATAAAAAGTTACAATAACTGAGCCGGAATTATATAACCCGGTAAGGACCCAGATTAAGAATACCCGTATGCAACTATCGGATCACGCCTTACAAACCCGAATTTATGACAAAACAGGTCGGAAAACAATTCAATTCAAAATACCACCCATAATCAAAATCATATGTTAATTACTACTCCGTGTAATACATAACTGaagaacaacagcagcagcaaagaACAATCGGAAAGAAAGATGGACGATTATACCAGAGAAATGATGGACCTCAAAACGCTCGTCACTCGAACCCTAGAAAAGAAAGGGGTTCTCGCTAAGATCCGAGTATTTTACACATTTCCCCTTTATtactttatttaatttatttaattaatttaatttaatttaaattcaTTATTCCTCAATTTGTTCGTATCTTTGTTCCACTTTGTTTTTTTGTAATTGAAAGTTTATCGGTATTTGTTAAGATGATTAGATCGGGTATCTACATATCACGTAATTTGTATCGTGGATGTGTTTGTGTATACAAGATTGATTAAAATTTTGATGCTTTATTGTGTGTCTAAAGTGTATTTAGGTTAGAATCAAACATGTGACATTAATTTGTTTAGTTAGTTTTTTTTTCTCAATCTATTAGGACTTACAGAGTTATATTGATTTCGAACATTAATGAAGAAAGTATAAACTATATGAAGTAAATTAATGCGTAGAACGTTTAAGATTATGGAAGATTTAAAAGTAATCTAGTTGTATTAAAGGCCCGATTCTCGGTTAAACTATTTGAAGAAATCAGAAAAATGTTTGATTTTTTAGTTATGCTACTTGTATTTATGTTTTCTACGATAACTTGGTTGTTGACTACTTTTATACGTTTGCTTTTGATGTTAGGCGGAGCTTAGAGCAAGTGTGTTCGAGGCGATTGAGGAAGAGGATAAGGTGATTGAAAAGGATGACGGTTTACCTCCTGCGTTGTTGGGTAGCTGCAACGATCGCGCAAAACATCTTCATGCTACATCTTCAGGTATGGCcaatcaaaaattttgaatttctaTTTTTTGTTATTATAAAAAGGTTAAATCTTTGCACAAATATCTGTTTAATAACATTCGTTGGTATGTT
Proteins encoded in this region:
- the LOC139863324 gene encoding uncharacterized protein, with translation MDALVSDRLVWNGESCAANWGWCREVTGRTLGELADLEGMISRTIMQVDREDYWVWKLGGSGKFSTKILDNLIMNLRSPSINACIPTQRNILVPKKVGVFVWRARRKRLSVLSELDKRGIDLHSVLCPLCNNEVETVEHALFSCPLVRGIWDKIYSWWGLGSSHLCFNSITSGDDNVQCSMMGAEFWQATIWASTYLIWQNRNKMVFKKSGWSSPSALCEIQVKSFEWIGKRCKLKSELVGIDWLVWLHNPNSLLCM